The nucleotide sequence ACCTGGCAACCGACAGACCATAATTCCTCGTAAGTTTCTCCACGTCATTATCAATTCCGACTCCAACAAATGTGTAACATGGGTTAGCAAGAAAGTTAATGAGTGATTGTGGGATTGCTGGGGACATGATGATTTGGAAAATGAGGCACTGGTTTCCCACGCACAGTTGGAGCGTGGCGACCGGGTTTTGGAGGTTTGGGGTTTGGTAATTGGGACGCCACTCGACGTCGAGACCGACGATGAGGGAGTGGAGATGGGGACGTTGGATTGTGGAGATCCATGTGTCGACGTAGGATGGTGTGGCGGTGACCAGGGTTTCGATGGTGTCGTTGAAGAATGTGAGGTGATACACGTCGTGGGTGTTATCGGAGTGGGTGTGAAAGAAGTGGGTGATCGGCGTCGCCATTGTTGTGGTTTCTGTTTAGGGTTTTGATATTTAAGAATGGAATGTGCGTAGAATATGAGAAGAAACCGCTCTTTATGGGATGGTGTGGCGGTTACAAAAGCGTATATCACGGATAGGGGTTTATAAAATCATCAAACTTTCCATATAGATTTATAAATCGATGAcggcatatatgtatatatttttttttcgaaCGGCGAACaaaatcaatcccgagcactcttgGGGTACCCACTTGACAAATGGattactccgagagtaacccgagtccaccaccaattctgaggaaaacccggtaacccatcCGTCCGtagcacgacagtgaaattactgGTAAAATCCGTTTAGCTCAAAGATGCAACTCAGATTTTCCTGAGTCTCCTATCATTATCAATCAGTACCTCACTCTGCACCTGCACCTTCACTGcacatgataaaaaaaaattagggtCTTTAATTTACATTACCAAAATTGGAAATAAAAAACAATCCACGATTTTTTTCTTCAACAGAGAGACCCAATATCTAAACCAGACATTTCAATTTCTATCGTCAGAAAACCAAAAAGGCAACAGTAACACTCCATCATCACGACATGAAAATTTCAGTGGATACGCATGTTTGTTGGATAGACCCACTATTCATCTGAATTTGAGTTTTAACATTTACTATTTTGATTTCCGCACGGTTCGTTGTGGGTCTTTGGTTATTATCGGTCTGGTTCATTACAGTACCAGTACGATGCTGGCACTCGGCATAGCAATTGTTAGTTGTTACCAATGGACACATTTTTTACATCGATTGAAAACCCAACTATATATGATCCGTTCGAATACTGGTGTTGTTTGGTCGGTATATGTTCGGTTTGTGATGATAAATAAAATCAACTATACAGTACCAGTACGATGCTGGCACTCGGCATAGCAATTGTTAGTTGTTACCAATGGACACATTTTTTACATCGATTGAAAACCCAACTATATATGATCCGTTCGAATACTGGTGTTGTTTGGTCGGTATATGTTCGGTTTGTGATGATAAATAAAATCAACTATATATGACCCGTTCGAATACCGACGTTTGTCGGTACATGTTCGGTTTGTGatgataaaaaaataaactaTATATGACCTGTTCGAGTAGACCTTTTATCGAATCGTACACAATGATAGGCACACATGATAACGTTAATAATAGAAAAAACTATACCGATGTTATACGGTACTGGTACCGATGTTGTTCAGACAGTAACAtcaatattaaaaaagaaaatcattaaaaggtaaaattaaataaatatgttTAAGGTTAAAAGTAAATATTAGATGATTAAATAATAAAGAAAGTTATTTTAGCAATCGAAAAATAACACCCAAAATACCAAGTTATGGTATACCGTATACCCAACATATATCGACACATGTTTTACATTGATTGATCGTAATCGGTACCATATATGTTAATACTGCTATTGGTACATATGATGTTTGATCGTAATCAGTTCGGTTCTTCATGGAACCGGTTCACACAAAATTTATGCTGAAATGTcgagtaaaaataaataaatacaaccACGTAtctagattttttttaattaataatcacaaattattaataaaaaactaTTATTTAGAAAAGAAAACccttattaaaacaaaaattattcTTGGACAAATTACTATCCATGCCTACTTTCAGTttatatgtataaatatatattagtcgttttattaatatttttatattgtttaatatttattaatgcactaaaaaaactaaattaattttttaaggccaatcttattaaaaatTAACAACTAGCGGTGTGCTGGAATACATACGCCATCGGATTGTTtctagagtaaattgtcattttagccCATGGGTTTGATCAAAATTgttattttagtccaaaactccaaatagttttttcttgtcattttagtccaaacagttttgtttctgtcattttagtccctgacttttgtcattttcatccaacccACTAACTCATTCAAAAAATGGTTATTGTattttatcacccctaactattGGCTATTAGTTGAtgtcacccccaactatcactttgacgcccgccACCCCAAACTTAACACTTACTTTGTTATGTCACCACgtttaactgatcactaacttttgagcttgttactatacttttgggggtgtccaaagatcagtggcggaactagaagaaaaatccaggggtatcccaatttttttacTGTACATTTATAGAACGAAAATTTGTTTTACCTACATTACGGGGCGGGGTCGATACTGAAAATTCAAGTGCTTTGGGCGAGCCAAGAAAAGGCCCTTAAGCTTTACTGAATTAAATCTTATAAactatttttattaattatatcaGTATTTAGGTTAACGAATCAATATTAAGCATTTTACATTTGGGCTAGGCTTTATAAATTAACATTggcaataagtttttaggttttaGATTGGGCtaggtttatttttaatttttagaccGGACTTGCATCAATATTATCATTATCAACATTCGGAGTTGTTTCATTCAGAATTGTTTCATCACCAAAATTCCGAATAACCTAACAAAATTCAAAATATCGAAGCACAAACTAACCAAGAAATCAAACTATCAAATcacaagaagaaaaagaatacTCACAAACAATCTGTGAATTTTGATCAGTCGATGTTGGTTCGAATTTTGATCAGTTCTGCTTGACTGCTTGTTCGATTTTTTTATCAGTCTCACACAGGTTACACTTTGTCGAATTTTGATCAGTTTCTATACTTTGTCGCTGCTAATGTTATGGAGTTCAGATGCTTGTGCCTTGTACGACGTTTGGTTTCCACAAATCTGTTGCCGCACCCCTACCCCATATTCAAAGGGTTATTATTTGTTTTGGGCTAAAATATTAGTTGGGTTGGGACTTGGGCTTACATAACCATTGGGCTTACATTCAAAGGTTTATTATTTCTTTTGGGCTAAAGTATCCTTTTTTTGCCAAAGGTATCCTCGTAGTTGTTTAGGGGTATCCTCTGTATAAAACCGACAAAAAATACACTACTGATACGAAGTTGAGCTGTTGCCCGTGCTACGGCTCGTTGAATGGTAGTTCCGCCCCTGCcaaagatccctaaaaccttcctaagatcccaatgacacccccaaaagtataaaAACAACATCAAAAGTTAGTAATCAGCTAACGACGTGGTGACataacacactaagtgttaagttggggtgacgggcgtcaaagtgatagttgagggtgACAACGGCCAATAGCCCATAGTTAAGGGTGAttaaatccaataaccctttgaaaaatttagttaacttaggtgaattttggtcaaaccaCATTTTTCTTACTTTTTTTTGCAGGTGCAATGGTATGGGGATGGTGTTGTGCCGGTTTACAGTGAAGATGATGGCGGTAGTTGTTGGTTTTACGAGGATGGCGGTTGTGTTGGTTGATGACGTGGGTGGCGGAaaagtggccggtggtggtggaaatggtgggtgctgatggtggtggggtgggtgggtggtgacggtgcaggcaggtggtggcgatgataggaggttgtgatggggtgggtggtgggaggtggtggcgTTGGTGGTGGtcaatgaaaatgacaaaaaatacaaaagtcagggactaaaatggcagaaaacaaaactatttggactaaattTACAAGAAAaagaactatttgaactaaagtgACAATTTTGATCaaagactaaaatggcaatttactcttgtTTTTATCTTTCAAAATTAAATTTACACCACTGGCTCCATTCTAATGAGGCGAGTTTTACTCTACAAGACACCCAAATATACCCTCTTGACTGCAGTTCTGCTAATATATTGTCGATTTCCAGGTTTTTTTTGATTGATATAGAACTTCATTCCTCACTTGCCAAACTATCCAACAAGCCAAAAGGATCACTGTTTGTATCATGCTTTTCTTTGTATCAAACCCCTCAACGTTACAATGGGCTTTGAGAAGATCTCTGAGATCGGGGagatgttgataggtaggatccGGCACCATGTGGAGATACGTTGCCAGAGAATTGAGATTACATAACAAGATGTAAATAGGTGTGACGAGGTAATGTAATGAATAAATGAATGAAATAGATCATTATCATCCATTGTCTTGTTTGGTTATTATGTGTGAATGAAATAAATCATTACTTTGTGTTGTTTGGTAGGGCACGAAAAGACGAATGAATAAAATCGGCGTTGGGTGGCGGTGGTGGGGATGGCGGCGGTAGTCGATGGTTGGTGGTGGTAACAAGTGGTTGCGGTGATTGGTGATGGCGGTAGTCGATGGTGGAGGCCTGGagggtggcagtggtggtggttggGGGTGGTAATGAAAGGTGAGAGAATGGAATGAAAAAAACAATGGTGTTGGAAGGAATGAATTTGAGGTCTTTAGAGGGAATAAAATGCCTTATATAATGAGTGATTTTATTATCTTGGTCAACGAAACACATATTTTTCATTCTATCACAATAGTCCATTCTATTCTGCTCCTAATTCTTGCATATCAAACACTACCATAGGGTTTTGAATTAACCTTACTTCAATACCTATGTGAAAAGGAGTTGTGTATTATCTGCTTTCTTCATGCATCTGagtagaaaatgaaaaaaacgaTATTTAGGTTTTCCATTCAAGGCATGGGGCGAGTGGTGTTGAGCCATATTTTCTAACTTATTAAAAAATGAGAGCATAACTTATTTGGACACGGTAACTGCAAATTATTAATGACACATATTAAAAACAATGGAACCTATTCCTtttcctttgtaaatggttgAGTCttttgatcattttattgactTAACTCTATCATACAAAAAGAGAGACAGGGCCGCCGGctcaaaattttctaaatttttctaaGCCCAAAGCGGATAGCAAAATTGGGGCCCCTTTTGTAATCGAAAAAAATGCTATGAATCCTATTATTCATATATCATCTTTGTATACGCATAATTATAGATCATAAACCTCAATGTTAACAATCTCAAAGCcaaaattaccaacatataatatattttcttagaatttGAGGCCCTAGGAAAATGGAGGCCTAAACCTGTTGCTTTATTTCACTCCCTCTTGAGCCGGCCCTGAAGAGAGATGTTGGGGGTTGGAACGTTGTCCTCATATCAACACACCAACCCTACTACCGGAGTTGTCCCTAAGATCTACTTTGTTGTAGAATTTGCTCGTCTGCTTTGTCAAACCCAAATCAATTGGATGACCATGCTCGTCGAAGATGATGACTGGGCGGTGTCCTGTTTGGCAAATCGGACTCGTCCGGTTATTACATCTGGtcccctttttatttttaacaatttctatatcaaataaaaaaacttatgttttaaatttaaaagctataaagttaattaaataaaaaaaaacttttttttgtgttttaaataaaaaaaaccttttcgtattttaataaaaaaacttttatgtgttttaacaaaaaaaactttaaaaataattaaattaaacaaaaaaatatataaacctTAAAATATTACACAAACCTAATTAAAATAGTAcacaaacataattaaaatatTACACAAAGCCGTTTGAAAAAAGAACCGTTGAATAGTAGTCGTCTTAAAAAAGAGTCATCGGGACATACACCTAACTAAAATATGACATAAACCTATTTAAACTATGACGCATCATGATCGCTATCACGACCATCTAACCTCTCGTGTCAATAACAGCGTCTGAAGTTGttggaaaataataataaattgatTTAGGGCCCCGCGCATTGGAACGAACTTGTCAAACGTAGAATAATAGACGTGTTGCAATGAGcttgtcaaacgggaaaaacAGACAAAAAAACGTTGAACAACAGAGACACACAGTTGCAGTGTGTTGACTCGCGAAATTTtaaacgaaacgaaaaacttgcaaaagatgaaaagtataggggatcaaagttgaaaataaaaaagtgttgGGATTACATTAAAAATAATGAAAAACTTTGAGTTAAAAGTTAAAAACTTAAAAGGATTAAATTAAAAAAGATAAAAACTTTtggattgaaaataaaaaatcaaaatttttttaAACACTCCCTACCCATATAGTAAAACAacaaaagcaacaaaatgttgcttatttatatgtggtgatatatattaaaataaatttatgAATATATCAAATAATTTatgaaaaaataaatattttttctaatataaagaaataaaattattatttatatagttTATAAAGATACCAAATAATTTAGATATAGATAATAAAAAGCTTCCACTATGCTCAGAGAGTCACACCCCTAAATTTTAGTTTCACACCCCTTttcactctatctctctctatatatatctatatatgtaGAGGAAAGTGGTGTGTGAATATTAACTCCATAGTAAAAAACAAGAGTAGATGATGATGTGAATAATGAGTTAGAGGTTTGAAATGGTTTAGTGTTGAAGGAAAAATAATGAGTTTAGAATGGTTGTTGTTTTGATTGATGTGGAAAGTCTGGGTTTTGGACTTAGTCAAGCGTTGTGAATGTTCTAAGGATTCAAGTGTCTCGGTTGAGCCGAAAAAAAAGGTCCTTTGGTCTAACGAATTATACAAACTATTTTTTTAAACGACAATTAACGTTATAACAATAAACGTGGCAAAATTACATGGTTACTAAATTCACTGTTTTCTAATATGTCAAATAACCTCAACTCCATAAAGTTCAATACCATCAATATCcaatctttattttttttttgtttttttattattaattatattaGATAGATGTTTGGATAATGGATATGGATCAAAATGAGATTAATAGACCCAATACGTTAAAAAATTTTAAATATGGATAAAAATAAAACTATTTGGGCCCAATAATTATATTGAATTTTTGTAGAGGTTCTGAATAATTACATTATTTGAGGATCCAATAAAATTTTTTTAATTTCTCATTTTTTAAAATACATAAATTTACTTTTAATCTGGCCTGTAAAAAAATCAGGTCTCGATCGGGGTGCGACTCGCCCAACCCTGCCTACTACTAGTCTCCACCATCTACGCTTGTTTAGGTTTAGGAACTTAATTAAACTTGGGCTTAACCTCATTTACTAAATTTACTAAATGAGCTTCAACTTAAGCTTGAACTCGTCTTACAAATCAAAATTTTATAGTGTCAAtattgatgacgggggtagcccaagactaaataaaatgactaaatatgcaAATGCTCAAATGGTTAAATGGTTCAATGGTTAAAAAGCTGTGAGATGGGAAAAGCGAGGCGTAAACAGTGGCCAGTCACATCCGGAGATCGCTTCACCAACCCATAGCcgcaaaagcaaagcaggtctgcacaatgCACGCTATTACCCAGGGGTCAAAAACCTTTAacccccaaaaggggaaaccctccactgcaagcaAGGTTACTAGTCTAATACATTCTACTTCGGGAGATGTCTTCTCTTATaaattgacacttcatttacttcaGAAAACATCTCCTGGCCAGCTCTGATTCTctaatctctggtcattcgtgTGGAGTACTTGCTTACATGCAAGTCATTCCTTTTCACATCCAACACACACATTCCATTTGCTCCCACTTCTGAATCTGAGTACATTTCAGAGAAGGAATCTTCAgcaaataacaacaacaaactagtaaacctccttccacgtcttgcaaacgtggggggaccccgcgacctgcgttaggcaaggttgaaccctccaacccttttgcctaaccaacccAGCTACTACcgttggtcttgtatttgttgcatcaacaagttggcgcccaccgtggggctacgccgctatttcttctcaaaaagacctagtagtgtagctctcttCACTTAAAATCACCATGTctgaaagtggatctccgggagaaGTAAATCAGATACCAAACACTTCCACCCCGGGTAGTAGCCAAGCTCACGTGGCTATACCAACCTCTTTCTCaactccggggagcacacccgagttcCTCACCTTCAACACGCCGACTCCATCCAGATCCGGAGTCCCATCTCCCAATATCGGTGTCTCTGACACCCCAgcacgtgttgaacttacccccgagggggtagcAAACAATTTCCTTGAATTGAGGTCACTTCTCAACCAGCATGTGAgtaaagaaagagaaaaaggagtgAGGATTCGTTTAGACTACGATGAACCTGAACCAACACTGTCTCCCGGACCACCTCTACCTCCTTTTGCTACAAGGAGTGAGGCTGGTCCCAGTAATCCTTCAAACCCTCACCCTTATCTGTCTACTATGGCGAATCCTACGGTACATCCTATCTTCTCTTCCCAACCAATTACTAGTGGTGCTCCTCTGGGACATGAGCTAACACTTGACCAACTCCTACAGTCCCCAGTAACAAGCTATCCAGCATCTGTAACAACCACGTGGGAGCAAGCTCTGTCCGTGCTCCccttagcacgaagtgctgttatGAGCACCCCTCTCAGAATAAACTGCTCGGTTGGTccaggaagccttcaaggcttcaacctcatGCCCAATgtgatgacccagatgatggccagcttcccgtggcaacacttcattAATCACGTGCTAGCCACTCAGGGGGAATCACAGCAATGGCAACAATGTAGATGCAAGGGCTGAAGAAgacttggctaaaccttacaagccaagtaacctttcatgcttttcgaagcagatagccgattatgatttccAATCAAAGATTAAGATGCCgtcccacatcagaacgtatgatgggactgaagatcctgaaaaccatcttcagatcttcacCGGTGCAGCCCGGATAGAGAAATGGTCGAACGCTGAATGTTGCCTGATGTTCATGCAAACTCTTGTTGGATccgccagaatctggttcaacgacctacctgctcaaagcattcgaagctttgacgaCCTAAGCAAGGGTTtcctggcaaacttctcccaacaaaggcgatatGTCAAAGACGCGACAGTGATCTTTCAGAtaaaacaacgtgatgatgaaagtcTTCGTGCGTTCATTGAACGATACAAAAAGGAAGGTCTGACTTATGTAGGGGCAGACTAGAAAATGAGAGTGGCTGGTTTTATGAATGCCATAACCTCTAAATAtctcacaagagatttcaacaaatccctgCCCAAAACCCTGGAAGAAGCCCTTAAAAGGGCCGAAGCTCACATCCGGGGAGAGGAGGCTGTaaaagaacaaaggaaaagaggatccgGCTGGCGAAGCAATAGCCCAGCTAGAAAAAGGGGAAACTTCAACTCCTATGACAGACGgccaaagggttcagaccctcgaaggtctgaaggccggaacccttcaagcagagaaaaaggcataagtttcacacccctcacaaagacccctcaagaaatccttgcAACAGAAGAAGTTAAACAAAACTTTCGgcctcctaggcctctccccaaaagcagaaaaaacgAGAATTCCACCCAATACTGTGAGTTCCACGAAGAAAAAGGtcaccacaccaatgattgcttccaactcaAGAAAAGAATAGAAGAGGCTGTCAAATCCGGAGAACTCGCTCATCTGGTAAAAGGAGTCCgggacaaaatggctgaaggaaagggtaaggaagtcaatatggtggaTTTTGATGGAAGGGTTCCTCATAAAAGACAACGGTtagaagcttgggagcttcagtgtgtctgcttcccccctaCGGAGAAAGACCCACTTTCTAGCCCTCTTGTGGTAGAAGCCACCGTGGGAACGCTGCTAACATGTAAAGCATACATAGATACTggggcagccactgaaatcatgttcgaaaaattcttcaaccgtttaagcaacgaagaacgttcaaggcttcaaccttctgGAACCTCTATAAAAGGTATCGCTGACATACCCCTCAAACCTTTAGGGCAGCTGACCCTTAATGTTCGTTTCAGCGAAGGTTTAAAAGAAAGAACCCAACCAttaacctttgtggttatcaacatcccctcAAGCTATGACGTGATCATCGGGAGACCAGGAcagtgtgcattttacatggcagtgtctgttggccatggcacggTTAAATTTCCTACCGAAAAGGGCATAGCAACCCTTCAACACTCTCAGGAAGCTTACATGATTGAGGGTGAAAACTTAAACAGTGAAGAAGACAGGCAAAGGTTGGTCATAAACCCTAAGTACCCTGAACAACGAATAAGGGTCAATCCAAACCTTTCTCAAGAGACCCTTTCGTACCTTGAAAAGTTGCTAACACATTACAGCGATGTATTCGCTTGGTGTCCAGAGGATATGACCGGGATCCCTCGGAACATTGCCGAGCATGAAttaagaataccaccggatgtcgagccggtggtccaaaagaaaagaagcctggcacctGAGAGAAGTCTGGCAGcctgccaagaggttgaaaagcgtGTGTCGGCCGgtattctccgagaagtcaagtaccaatcatgggttgcaaacccggttatggtcaagaaacctgacaactcttggaggatgtgcatagatttcaaggatcttaacaaggcttgtcctaaagattgttacccactaccggaaattgatctcaaggtcgaCTCCCTCACAGGTTACTCGTTCAAATGCTTTCTCGAtgcatacaaaggctatcaccaaatcctcatgaagaaagAGGATGAGGAAAAAACAGCCTTTCACACGGACAAAGGGatcttttgttatcaaaagatgcCTTTCGGCCTCAAAAATGCAGGAGCTACCTATCAACGACTCGTTGACAAAGCATTCGAAAGCCAAATTGGCAAAAACATGGAGGCATACGTTGACGACTTGGTGATTAAAAGCAAGACAGAACATCAAATGCttgacgatattcaagaaactttcaagaacctcagaaaggttaacatgaagcttaatctgGAAAAATGCTCATTTGGATTCGAGGAGGGAAAATTCTTGGGTCACATTGTTGGAAAGCAAAGCATCAAAGCCAACCCTAACAAAGTGAAATCCGTCCTCGAAGCCAAACCACTaaaaaccaagaaggaggttgaaagcttaaacgggaagcttgcagccttgaagcgttttacctcaaaattggccgaaagatctctgcccttctacaaaacgctcaagaactgctcagacaagaaggatttcaaatggactgaagaagctgaagaagctttcaaccaaatgaagcaacaTTTAGCTTCCCTACCAGATATCGCGGCACCAAAAACCGGGGAGTTAATATCGGTATACCTCTCAATCGCTGACGAGGCCATCAGTGCAGTCCTCACCATTGAGCGAGGCAAGgcccaggtacccgtttattttttcagcaaaactctaaaattagCTGAAACAAAATACCCTCCCCTTGAAAAACTCgccctagccctagttcaaacagctagaaggcttcgaaggtatttccaagcacaccccatacaagtggtcaccgaccaacctattaagagtgtgcttgaaaaacctgaaaactcGGAGCGATTAGCCAAATGGGCCATAGAACTGGGTGagcataacatcacctatgtcccaagaAAAGCTATCAAGGCACAAGTCTTAGCCGATTTCATTGTGGAAGTCCCAAACCAGACAATCACTGAAGtgaatgctaccactactgaaccctccaaccctgaagcctggaagctttttactgatggggcttcaagcgttgaagggtcaggagctgggcTAATTTTGATCAACCCAGAAGGGctggaattcacatatgctctccgttttaattttcagaccaccaataacgaagCTGAATACGAGGCACTAATAGCTGGCTTAAGGCTAGCTAAAGAGATGAAAAtcgaaaagcttgaagtgttcacagattcgTTGCTGGTTTCAAGCCAAGTGAATGATAGCTACATAGCTAAGGAACCCAACATGAAAaaatacaaagaaaaatccaaggaaCTGATGAGTACCTTCAaggcatgcaacatcaaacagatCCCCAGATCTcaaaacaaaaaggctgatgcCCTAAGTAAGGTTGCATCTCTCACTTTTGCCCACCTTACCAAGAAGGTGCTGGTAGAAGTGTTGAAGGCCCCATCGATCGATGAATTGGAAATCCAAGACGTAGTTACCGAAGAAGATCCAaactggatgactcccatcaaaaagTTCCTTAAAAACGGTGAATTGCCAAATGATCAAGCAGAAGCTAAAAGGGTTGAGATCAGGGCAAGGCAGTACGAGCTACAGGGAAAAACCCTTTACAAAAAGAGTTACCTTGCCCCCTTGTTAAGATGTGTCGGTCCGGAACAAAGCAAGTACTTGATCAAAGAAATTCATGAAGGTGTGTGCGGAGCTCactttggagctaggtcggtggttgcaaagctcatgaacctcGGATATTTCTGGCCATCAATGCACCGTGATACAACCGAAGAATTGAAGAAATGTGACGCTTGTCAAATTCATGCACCAATTCCAAGAAGTCCCAAGCATGACTTAgtcccaataacctcggcatggccattccacaaatgggggatggacattgttggtccatttcccccaagcaaagggggagtaaaattcttaCTGGTGGCAGTAGACTATTTCACCAAATGGCCCGAAGTCAAACCACTTGCCAAAATCACGGGAAAACAAGTCATTGACTTTGTTTGGGAAAATATCATTTGCCGTTATAGATTGCCGGGAGTACTTGTCACTGACAACGGAAGACAATTTGCTGAGAAGCCTTTCAGCACTTGGTGCAAGGAATACAAAATCGATCAGGTCTTTAGCTCAGTGGCTTATCCGCAATCAAACGGTCAGGTGGAAAGAACAAatagaagcatagtggaaggcatcaagacaAGATTGGGAAGATACGAAAACAACTGGCTTGaagaattgcctagtgttctatgggcaattagaacaaccgaaaaaacaagccataagaaaacaccttatagcttggtattcgGATCCGAAGCTGTGATCCCCGCTGagataggagttgtaacccaaagAATTGTCAACATGaatcccgaaacaaaccaaaaagagatcatgttgaatttacaactcctagaggaagcaaGAGATCAAGCCGCAATTCAAGAGGCCAAATACAAGCAACAAATGGAAGCTTACTACAACAAAAAAGTCAAGAACGAACGTTTCAAGCCAGGGGACCTggtcctcagaaacaacgaagccAGCAAGAAAGAAAATcaagga is from Helianthus annuus cultivar XRQ/B chromosome 9, HanXRQr2.0-SUNRISE, whole genome shotgun sequence and encodes:
- the LOC110874579 gene encoding Werner Syndrome-like exonuclease; this translates as MATPITHFFHTHSDNTHDVYHLTFFNDTIETLVTATPSYVDTWISTIQRPHLHSLIVGLDVEWRPNYQTPNLQNPVATLQLCVGNQCLIFQIIMSPAIPQSLINFLANPCYTFVGVGIDNDVEKLTRNYGLSVARWADLRDVAANVYGVREFKNAGIKVLAEQILGKQVDKPKSVTMSRWDSRYLTPAQVQYAAIDAFLSFEIGRVLMSGNRN